The proteins below come from a single Sphaerochaeta sp. genomic window:
- a CDS encoding DUF3793 family protein, which translates to MNGVERREKTGYGWQESEERMLDELLVRFASPTLAGLKTGNLFPCPDRDEEGLRHSLRDANRRLGPKGVRVLYCRCHDGRLLVYVYRPKRLSDDWKDSQAKRLLLQAGYCPDGMGSCVRELLRRLASDAPFPHEVGLFLGYPPEDVTGFIQHKAQNCKCVGCWKVYGDEQRAKRLFRQFGMCTECYHRALSCGTPLERLVVGFPEGRKKI; encoded by the coding sequence ATGAATGGAGTGGAGCGGAGGGAAAAAACCGGGTATGGTTGGCAAGAAAGCGAGGAACGGATGCTGGACGAACTTCTGGTTAGGTTCGCCTCACCGACACTGGCGGGGTTGAAGACAGGTAACCTGTTCCCCTGCCCGGACAGGGATGAGGAGGGCCTCAGACACTCCCTCAGGGACGCCAATCGACGCCTTGGTCCGAAAGGGGTGCGGGTTCTGTACTGTCGGTGCCATGACGGACGGCTTCTGGTGTACGTCTACCGTCCGAAGCGGCTTTCCGACGACTGGAAGGACAGTCAGGCGAAACGCCTGTTGCTCCAGGCGGGGTATTGTCCGGATGGGATGGGATCGTGCGTGCGGGAACTGCTTCGTCGCCTTGCTTCGGACGCTCCGTTCCCCCATGAGGTGGGGTTGTTCCTTGGCTATCCTCCCGAGGATGTGACGGGGTTCATCCAGCACAAGGCGCAGAACTGCAAGTGCGTCGGGTGCTGGAAGGTGTATGGGGATGAACAGCGGGCAAAACGGCTGTTTCGTCAGTTTGGAATGTGTACGGAATGCTACCATCGGGCGTTGTCCTGTGGTACGCCACTGGAACGGCTGGTGGTGGGGTTTCCGGAAGGAAGGAAAAAGATATGA
- a CDS encoding flavodoxin — translation MSKIAVVYWSGTGNTQAMAEAVRDGAKGAGADVDLITASDFGASKVPMYDAIAFGCPAMGAENLEEGEFEPMFDALVKSLAGKRIALFGSYGWGDGEWMRNWETRCEEAGATLVHDSVICQEAPDADALAACGTLGASLTK, via the coding sequence ATGAGCAAGATTGCGGTGGTATATTGGAGCGGAACGGGAAACACCCAGGCGATGGCCGAAGCGGTGCGTGATGGCGCGAAAGGCGCCGGAGCGGATGTTGATTTGATCACCGCTTCGGATTTTGGCGCATCCAAGGTCCCGATGTATGACGCGATCGCGTTCGGATGCCCTGCCATGGGGGCGGAGAACCTGGAGGAAGGGGAGTTTGAGCCGATGTTTGACGCTCTGGTCAAATCCCTTGCCGGCAAACGGATCGCTCTGTTTGGTTCGTACGGATGGGGGGATGGCGAGTGGATGCGCAACTGGGAAACCCGGTGCGAGGAAGCGGGAGCCACGCTGGTCCATGACAGTGTGATCTGCCAGGAAGCCCCGGATGCCGATGCCCTTGCCGCCTGCGGCACGTTGGGAGCATCGCTGACCAAGTGA
- a CDS encoding alpha-amylase family glycosyl hydrolase, with amino-acid sequence MPDWLRSAVFYEIYPQSFQDSNGDGIGDIPGIIRRLDYIKGLGCNAIWLNPCFDSPFQDAGYDVRNYLRVAPRYGTNDDLERCFQEAHQRGMHVILDLVPGHTSISHPWFRNSQKARRNRYSDRYIWTDSVWNKSTNPPSVSGESERDGAFCLNFFACQPALNYGFFHPTASWQKPIDDPGALATRDAMKDVMRFWLEAGCDGFRVDMAGSLVKNDPQWTGTSIVWRDILSSVRKDFPQMAVVSEWSDPPKAVGQAGFDSDFYLSEHGNGYASLMRSATPFFSAEGNGDITRFIDEYVPWYEATKQTGFISMITGNHDTIRISRSLDERQLRLAYGFLFTMPGVPFLYYGDEIGMRYLPLKSKEGGYQRTGSRTPMQWDRGANLGFSDAPAKELYLPVDSSSDAPTVQAEDGDPYSLLSFVRSLLALREKEADLGSTPNFHVVYAEKGSYPFVYQRGKFLVAVNPKDQKVDIPLSQRGTLRFGVGEARLDGTTLSMGGQSFAVFTLR; translated from the coding sequence ATGCCAGATTGGCTTCGTTCAGCGGTGTTCTATGAGATTTATCCGCAGTCGTTTCAGGATTCCAATGGGGATGGGATCGGGGATATTCCCGGGATCATCCGTCGTCTGGATTACATCAAGGGTTTGGGGTGCAACGCCATCTGGCTGAATCCCTGCTTTGATTCTCCGTTCCAGGATGCCGGCTACGATGTGCGGAATTATCTTCGCGTCGCGCCCCGATACGGAACGAACGATGACTTGGAGCGCTGTTTCCAGGAAGCCCATCAGCGGGGGATGCATGTGATCCTCGACCTGGTGCCTGGCCATACCTCCATCTCCCATCCGTGGTTCCGCAACAGCCAGAAGGCCAGGCGGAACCGGTACTCCGACCGGTACATCTGGACGGATTCCGTCTGGAACAAGAGCACCAATCCTCCGTCGGTCAGCGGGGAATCAGAACGGGACGGGGCGTTCTGCCTGAATTTCTTCGCCTGCCAGCCTGCGTTGAACTACGGCTTTTTCCATCCGACAGCTTCGTGGCAGAAGCCGATCGATGATCCTGGCGCCCTGGCTACCCGGGACGCGATGAAAGACGTGATGCGCTTCTGGCTGGAAGCCGGATGTGATGGCTTCCGGGTGGATATGGCGGGTTCCTTGGTGAAGAACGATCCCCAGTGGACGGGCACATCCATCGTTTGGCGTGACATCCTCTCGTCGGTGCGGAAGGATTTCCCCCAGATGGCGGTCGTCAGCGAATGGTCCGATCCCCCCAAGGCGGTGGGGCAGGCGGGGTTTGATTCCGATTTCTATCTGAGCGAGCATGGCAACGGCTACGCGTCCCTGATGCGGAGCGCCACGCCGTTCTTCAGTGCGGAAGGAAACGGGGACATCACGCGTTTCATCGACGAATACGTCCCCTGGTACGAAGCGACCAAACAGACCGGGTTCATCAGCATGATCACCGGCAACCATGACACCATCAGGATCAGCAGGAGCCTGGACGAGCGGCAACTGCGGCTCGCCTACGGGTTCCTGTTCACCATGCCGGGGGTTCCGTTCCTGTACTATGGCGACGAGATCGGGATGCGGTACCTCCCTTTGAAAAGCAAGGAAGGCGGCTACCAGCGCACCGGTTCGCGCACGCCGATGCAGTGGGACCGCGGTGCCAACCTGGGCTTCTCCGACGCTCCCGCAAAGGAGTTGTATCTGCCGGTGGATTCCTCATCCGACGCTCCGACGGTGCAGGCGGAGGACGGGGATCCGTATTCGCTGCTCTCCTTCGTCCGTTCTCTGCTGGCGCTTCGGGAGAAGGAAGCGGATTTGGGCAGCACGCCCAACTTCCACGTAGTGTATGCCGAGAAGGGGAGCTACCCGTTTGTCTACCAGCGGGGAAAATTCCTTGTTGCCGTCAATCCGAAGGATCAGAAGGTGGATATCCCGCTTTCCCAACGGGGGACGCTTCGCTTCGGCGTGGGGGAGGCCAGGCTGGATGGAACGACACTGTCCATGGGAGGACAGTCGTTCGCCGTCTTCACGCTTCGGTGA
- a CDS encoding phosphatidylglycerol lysyltransferase domain-containing protein — MADQSLFTVGSSLLAYEYQFSYCMLWEPTDHITIAKTDTALYVHNQVQDAFLYPITDDIDAALSELNAYCKETGTRFALECVPKEQAQELEQKGYHIEHTRNLDDYLYSGQKLVTLSGKHLQSKRNHISQFRRDYTYEAQPLTKADIPDVLNLDWCWMQSNTDDKETEQERSAIRRALTYWEELGFIGTTIRIDGKLVAFTIGEIVDKTLAISHFEKADTSYMGVYSVINQAYAEMYLADILYVNRQEDVGLEGLRKSKLSYHPVMMVEKYIVTEA; from the coding sequence TTGGCTGACCAGTCCCTGTTTACCGTCGGTTCTTCCCTCCTTGCCTACGAATACCAGTTCTCCTATTGCATGCTTTGGGAACCGACCGACCACATCACCATCGCAAAAACCGATACCGCACTCTACGTGCACAACCAAGTCCAGGACGCGTTCCTCTATCCCATCACCGACGATATTGACGCGGCGTTGTCCGAACTGAACGCATACTGCAAGGAAACCGGTACCCGTTTCGCCCTGGAGTGTGTTCCCAAGGAACAGGCCCAGGAGCTGGAGCAAAAAGGATACCACATCGAACACACGCGCAATCTGGATGATTACCTGTACAGCGGACAGAAACTGGTGACGCTCTCAGGCAAACACCTGCAGAGCAAGCGGAACCACATCTCCCAGTTCAGACGGGACTACACCTACGAGGCTCAGCCGCTGACCAAAGCGGACATCCCTGACGTCCTGAACCTGGATTGGTGCTGGATGCAGAGCAACACGGACGACAAGGAAACGGAGCAGGAGCGGAGCGCCATCCGGCGGGCGCTGACCTACTGGGAGGAGCTGGGGTTCATCGGAACGACCATCCGCATCGACGGGAAGCTGGTGGCGTTCACCATCGGGGAGATTGTCGACAAGACGCTGGCCATCTCCCACTTCGAGAAGGCGGACACCAGCTACATGGGGGTGTACAGCGTGATCAACCAGGCGTACGCCGAGATGTACCTGGCGGACATCCTGTATGTCAACCGCCAGGAAGATGTCGGGCTTGAAGGGCTGAGGAAATCAAAACTCTCCTACCATCCGGTGATGATGGTGGAGAAGTACATCGTCACCGAAGCGTGA
- a CDS encoding SPASM domain-containing protein translates to MDSVITVIAPEAMTPALLSKTFSCLKSADFHYHAVFRMGRYATMETVLRCLKAARDLPVTIEANGLLVSSSLCSVLRDAHAKVVFLQDGYPNSTTLFANSLVLKEMGMDATFRASLDEERAETLVPWMWLDTLSNAGFTSFEYTCQPTLSPFLFRSFLSALFSYWHAEKPVEVKVPQLDAFSTIVQGGRPPRCVYRGVCDIQYAVDGDGSVYPCPLYAGNAAYRLGNVAEDTKRSLDRKRRESGFINQSLVHGQACQACPFEKWCHTGCQAQRSPVTGQLYRCASYKGLFARYRKTFPAQ, encoded by the coding sequence GTGGATTCCGTCATTACGGTCATCGCGCCGGAAGCGATGACACCGGCATTGCTTTCCAAGACATTTTCTTGTTTGAAATCTGCGGATTTCCACTATCATGCGGTCTTTCGGATGGGGCGGTACGCCACGATGGAGACGGTGCTCCGATGCTTGAAAGCCGCCCGTGACCTGCCGGTGACCATCGAGGCGAACGGCTTGTTGGTCTCTTCCTCCCTCTGCTCCGTGCTCCGTGACGCCCATGCAAAGGTGGTGTTCCTGCAGGATGGCTACCCCAATTCCACCACGCTGTTCGCCAACAGCCTCGTCTTGAAGGAGATGGGGATGGATGCGACGTTCCGCGCTTCGTTGGATGAGGAGCGCGCCGAGACGTTGGTTCCCTGGATGTGGCTGGATACCCTTTCCAACGCCGGATTCACCAGCTTTGAGTATACCTGCCAGCCAACGCTCTCCCCGTTCCTGTTCCGCTCATTCCTCTCCGCCCTGTTTTCCTACTGGCATGCCGAAAAGCCGGTGGAGGTGAAGGTGCCGCAACTGGACGCGTTTTCCACCATCGTCCAGGGGGGACGTCCACCGCGGTGCGTGTATCGTGGGGTGTGTGACATCCAGTACGCCGTGGATGGGGACGGTTCCGTCTATCCCTGCCCCCTGTACGCAGGAAACGCCGCCTATCGGTTGGGAAACGTGGCAGAGGATACCAAACGGAGTCTGGATCGGAAACGCCGGGAGAGCGGGTTCATCAACCAGTCGCTGGTCCATGGCCAGGCGTGCCAGGCGTGTCCGTTTGAGAAGTGGTGCCACACCGGCTGTCAGGCCCAGCGCAGTCCGGTGACCGGCCAGTTGTACCGGTGCGCCTCGTACAAGGGATTATTCGCCCGCTACCGAAAAACATTCCCAGCGCAATGA
- a CDS encoding MBL fold metallo-hydrolase yields MTITYIHHSSFSVEAVNCTILFDYVKGPLPEFRTDKPIYVLCSHRHSDHYSDRIFRLSDQYDEVYYLLSYDIDNNKRVPPRLRKVTTFIHPGQELTLARFSLRALESTDEGVAFICKVGGKTVYHAGDLNDWYWIGEDEEENKAMQRAYRKEVEKMDPHFNIAFLPVDPRLETTYSLGVKELLSHTTVDHLFPMHFWDDYSVCSKLEQELGRPVEQITRKGQRFEID; encoded by the coding sequence ATGACGATCACCTATATCCATCACAGCAGTTTTTCCGTCGAAGCGGTGAATTGCACCATCCTGTTCGACTATGTGAAGGGTCCGCTCCCTGAATTCCGGACGGACAAGCCGATCTACGTGCTGTGCAGCCATCGGCACAGCGACCACTATTCCGACCGGATCTTCCGGCTGAGCGACCAGTACGATGAGGTGTACTACCTCCTGTCGTACGACATCGACAACAACAAACGGGTGCCCCCTCGGCTGCGGAAAGTGACGACGTTCATCCATCCGGGACAGGAACTCACCTTGGCCCGGTTCTCGCTTCGCGCCTTGGAGAGCACCGACGAAGGGGTGGCGTTCATCTGCAAGGTAGGGGGAAAGACGGTCTACCATGCCGGAGATCTCAACGATTGGTACTGGATTGGGGAGGATGAAGAGGAGAACAAGGCGATGCAGCGCGCCTACCGCAAGGAGGTGGAGAAGATGGATCCCCATTTCAACATCGCGTTCCTTCCCGTTGATCCCCGTCTGGAGACGACGTACAGCCTGGGAGTGAAGGAACTGCTTTCCCATACGACGGTGGATCATCTGTTTCCGATGCATTTCTGGGATGATTATTCGGTCTGTTCCAAACTGGAACAGGAGCTTGGCCGGCCGGTGGAGCAGATCACCCGCAAAGGCCAGCGGTTCGAGATTGATTGA
- a CDS encoding VOC family protein — protein sequence MYFHFAHNNFNVMDLDRSLRFYKEALGLTEVRRKVAPDGSYIIVYLGDGHSVHQLELTWLRDWGKDHYDLGDDEFHLAFTTDDMEAAHKKHKEMGCICFENPAMGIYFISDPDEYWIEIVPEKK from the coding sequence ATGTATTTTCATTTCGCCCACAACAACTTCAATGTGATGGATCTGGATCGTTCCTTGAGGTTTTACAAGGAAGCGCTCGGGTTGACCGAGGTGCGGCGCAAGGTGGCGCCGGATGGGTCGTACATCATCGTTTACCTGGGGGATGGACACTCCGTCCACCAACTGGAACTGACCTGGCTTCGTGACTGGGGCAAGGACCACTACGACTTGGGGGATGACGAGTTCCACCTGGCCTTCACCACCGATGACATGGAGGCGGCCCACAAGAAGCACAAGGAGATGGGATGCATCTGCTTCGAGAATCCCGCCATGGGCATCTACTTCATCAGCGATCCGGACGAGTACTGGATCGAGATCGTGCCGGAGAAGAAGTGA
- a CDS encoding GNAT family N-acetyltransferase: protein MRLVTERLELRHWRVEDAQDLYQAARNPHIGPMAGWNPHQSVQESEEIIRTVLSKPETWAVTLKGCGALIGCASIMTLPEGSAPMGPGEGEIGYWISEPYWNVGFATEVACALIRRAFVDLGYSGLWCVCLAENAPSRRVQEKCGFTFHHAREVVRPIIGDTRVDRFSFLSAEDWKQQSVF, encoded by the coding sequence GTGAGACTGGTGACGGAGCGGTTGGAACTCCGCCATTGGCGGGTGGAAGACGCACAGGATTTGTATCAGGCGGCACGCAACCCCCACATCGGTCCGATGGCGGGGTGGAACCCCCACCAGAGCGTCCAGGAAAGTGAGGAGATCATCCGTACGGTGCTCTCCAAGCCGGAGACCTGGGCGGTGACGCTGAAGGGCTGTGGGGCGTTGATCGGGTGCGCCAGCATCATGACGCTTCCGGAAGGGTCTGCGCCGATGGGCCCTGGAGAAGGGGAGATCGGGTACTGGATCTCTGAACCGTACTGGAACGTGGGCTTCGCCACGGAGGTGGCGTGCGCATTGATCCGTCGGGCGTTCGTCGATCTTGGCTATTCCGGTCTGTGGTGCGTCTGCCTTGCGGAGAACGCTCCGTCCCGCCGGGTCCAGGAGAAATGTGGCTTCACGTTCCATCATGCGCGAGAAGTTGTCCGGCCGATCATCGGGGATACGAGGGTCGACCGGTTTTCCTTTCTCTCCGCTGAGGATTGGAAACAACAATCTGTTTTCTGA
- a CDS encoding GGDEF domain-containing protein: protein MNVPSWLVINGYSFVFLVMLVLFTVKNRENKTRQQRLFRFILLFLMVLLVSDTLSRLPITGPVSRFVVIAGNFLIFLLDPLMIFVWTLYAGTWCGVDLTHKRHWFIPFWIFCTLNEVMTVMTLWTGSLFWFDAAGVYHRGPLFLARAILMLLGLIYLEVFVIANRFAVEGRYSRFFFSLPLIPLVGGVLQTVFYGLSLGYAGATVALLVVHVFAQNQDINIDYLTGADNRRRLDFTIKEKVKAHTMFSAIMLDIDHFKAINDTYGHGMGDIALQDTVTLLHRSVPRDAMIARYGGDEFCVVLDIRDKEKLDLVVEEIGRQLDAYNAKHPHPFHLGFSIGCDVFDPYDKMDAEEFQRHIDVLMYQRKLLSHSQQ, encoded by the coding sequence GTGAACGTTCCGTCGTGGTTGGTCATCAATGGGTATTCCTTCGTGTTTTTGGTCATGCTCGTCCTGTTTACGGTGAAGAACCGGGAAAACAAAACGCGCCAACAACGGCTGTTCCGTTTCATTCTGCTGTTTTTGATGGTGTTGCTGGTCAGTGATACCCTCAGCCGCCTGCCCATTACCGGTCCGGTCTCCCGCTTCGTGGTCATTGCCGGCAATTTCCTGATTTTCCTGCTGGATCCCTTGATGATCTTCGTGTGGACATTGTACGCCGGCACGTGGTGTGGGGTTGACCTGACCCACAAGCGCCATTGGTTCATTCCGTTCTGGATCTTCTGCACCCTCAATGAAGTGATGACGGTCATGACGCTCTGGACGGGATCTTTGTTCTGGTTTGATGCTGCTGGTGTGTATCATCGTGGCCCGCTGTTCCTGGCCCGGGCCATCCTGATGCTCCTCGGTTTGATTTACCTTGAGGTGTTCGTCATCGCCAACCGGTTCGCCGTGGAGGGACGGTATTCCCGGTTCTTCTTCTCCCTTCCCTTGATTCCATTGGTAGGCGGCGTGCTCCAGACGGTGTTCTATGGATTGTCGCTGGGGTATGCGGGTGCGACCGTCGCGCTCCTGGTCGTTCATGTATTCGCCCAGAACCAGGACATCAACATCGATTACCTTACCGGAGCGGACAACCGCAGACGGTTGGATTTCACCATCAAGGAGAAGGTCAAGGCGCATACGATGTTCTCCGCCATCATGCTGGACATCGACCATTTCAAGGCGATCAACGACACCTACGGGCACGGCATGGGGGACATCGCGCTGCAGGATACCGTCACGTTGCTCCACAGGAGTGTTCCCAGGGATGCGATGATCGCCCGGTACGGCGGGGACGAATTCTGTGTGGTGCTGGATATCCGGGACAAGGAAAAACTGGATCTTGTGGTGGAGGAGATCGGCAGGCAATTGGACGCGTACAACGCCAAGCATCCCCATCCGTTCCACCTGGGCTTCAGCATTGGTTGTGATGTGTTTGATCCGTACGATAAGATGGATGCCGAGGAATTCCAGCGTCACATCGATGTGCTGATGTACCAGCGCAAACTGTTGTCCCATAGCCAGCAGTAA
- a CDS encoding Hpt domain-containing protein, whose translation MSKLLDALRAWGADVDGGMERIYADEEFYTKCLKLVWNDTHFTALDHAMAAKNYQDAFTEAHTLKGVTGNLSLTPLYKTLSDLTEKLRTKLTSGVEPLYERVREQEAVFFQIMKDNEQR comes from the coding sequence ATGTCCAAATTGCTTGATGCGCTCCGGGCTTGGGGCGCTGATGTGGATGGGGGTATGGAGCGGATCTATGCCGATGAAGAGTTCTATACCAAGTGTCTGAAACTGGTGTGGAACGATACGCATTTCACCGCCCTGGACCACGCGATGGCTGCAAAGAATTATCAGGATGCGTTCACCGAAGCCCATACGCTGAAAGGGGTGACGGGAAATCTGTCGTTGACTCCGTTGTATAAGACGCTTTCCGACCTTACCGAGAAACTCCGGACCAAACTCACCTCTGGGGTGGAGCCGCTGTACGAACGGGTACGGGAGCAGGAGGCGGTGTTCTTTCAGATCATGAAGGACAATGAGCAGCGGTGA
- a CDS encoding ADP-ribosylglycohydrolase family protein, whose amino-acid sequence MQSDTVYDGMYGLAIGDAIGVPAEFNTREELSKNPVTDMTGYGTHYQKPGTWSDDTSLSLCLLDSLASGLNYLDIMDKFRSWEELGMYTPYGKLFDIGMTTDEAIDRYIRDIPVLQCGGTDEYNNGNGSLMRILPIAFFIQTKHITYGQAMEITGDISSLTHAHPRSKLACCIYITIALQLLDGKDLNTALDSGLEKARTLVEGKPEFPHFQRLFSPSFPTTLVKEIHSSGYVIDTLEASLWCLYNTRSYQECILTAVNLGDDTDTTASVAGGLAGIAYHRSGMPKSWIERLASRPLIDGICAKFTAAHCPS is encoded by the coding sequence ATGCAAAGTGATACGGTGTATGACGGCATGTACGGGCTGGCTATCGGCGACGCCATCGGAGTGCCGGCGGAATTCAATACCAGAGAAGAGCTTTCCAAAAACCCCGTCACTGACATGACCGGGTATGGGACCCACTACCAGAAGCCCGGAACCTGGTCGGACGACACCTCGCTTTCGCTTTGCCTCCTGGACAGTCTGGCCTCCGGCCTGAACTATCTGGACATCATGGACAAGTTCCGCAGCTGGGAAGAACTGGGCATGTACACCCCGTATGGGAAGCTGTTTGACATCGGCATGACCACCGACGAGGCGATCGACCGGTATATCCGGGACATCCCCGTGCTGCAGTGCGGGGGAACGGATGAGTACAACAACGGCAACGGTTCGTTGATGCGCATCCTGCCCATCGCGTTCTTCATCCAGACCAAGCACATCACCTACGGGCAGGCGATGGAGATCACCGGAGACATCTCGTCATTGACCCACGCCCACCCGCGCAGCAAGCTCGCCTGTTGCATCTACATCACCATCGCGCTCCAGCTGCTGGACGGCAAGGATCTGAACACGGCATTGGATTCCGGATTGGAAAAAGCACGGACGCTTGTGGAAGGAAAACCGGAATTCCCCCATTTCCAACGCTTGTTCTCCCCTTCGTTCCCCACCACCCTGGTGAAGGAAATCCACAGCAGCGGCTATGTGATCGACACGCTGGAAGCGTCGTTGTGGTGTCTGTACAACACCCGGTCCTATCAGGAATGCATCCTTACGGCGGTCAACCTTGGGGACGACACCGACACCACCGCGTCGGTGGCTGGCGGGCTGGCAGGCATTGCCTACCACCGCTCAGGCATGCCGAAGTCATGGATCGAGCGGCTTGCCAGCCGTCCGCTCATCGATGGCATCTGCGCCAAATTCACCGCTGCTCATTGTCCTTCATGA